A genomic window from Vigna radiata var. radiata cultivar VC1973A chromosome 2, Vradiata_ver6, whole genome shotgun sequence includes:
- the LOC106776652 gene encoding DEAD-box ATP-dependent RNA helicase 27 yields the protein MLMFFKRDRETFGCRKTLEGAKIAEATMAEAEDKDTSSPERENQTKINKKKLRKRKRPNKSENKQEEENDAKIDSTLTQTEDTEEEEKEETKVNNNDSCGIMSSEFFSSLTLSEATSNAIADMGFDRMTQIQARAIPPLLIGKDVLGAARTGAGKTLAFLVPAVELLYNAQFTPLNGTGVVVICPTRELAIQTHAVAKELLKYHSQTLGLVIGGAGRKGEAERIVKGVNLLVATPGRLLDHLQNTRGFIYKNLKCLMVDEADRILEANFEEEMKQIINILPKKRQTALFSATQTKKVEDLARLSFQTTPIFIDVDDGRKKVTNEGLQQGYVVVPCAKRFVVLYSFLRRYQSKKVMVFFSSCNSVKFHADLLKCTGLDCLNIHGKQKQHARTTTFFKFCKAEKGILLCTDVAARGLDIPDVDWIVQYDPPDEPKEYIHRVGRTARGEGAKGNALLFLIPEELKFLHYLKAAKVPVKEYAFDHKKLANVQSHLEKLVAGIYHLNNMAKEAYRSYILAYNAHSMKDIFNVHRLDLLAVATSFCFSNPPKVNLSIDSSASKHRKKVRKLEGKR from the exons ATGCTAATGTTTTTCAAAAGAGATAGAGAAACGTTCGGCTGTCGCAAAACACTTGAAGGAGCAAAAATCGCAGAAGCAACCATGGCTGAAGCAGAAGACAAAGATACCAGCTCGCCGGAGCGTGAAAACCAAACCAAAATCAACAAGAAGAAGCTTCGCAAGAGAAAAAGACCAAATAAGAGCGAGAATAAACAAGAGGAGGAAAACGATGCGAAGATTGATAGCACGCTGACACAAACCGAAGatacagaagaagaagaaaaagaagagacaaAGGTGAACAATAACGATTCATGTGGAATCATGAGTTCCGAGTTTTTCTCCTCTCTTACCTTGTCCGAAGCTACTTCCAATGCCATTGCGGACATGGGCTTCGACCGTATGACTCAG ATTCAAGCGCGGGCGATTCCGCCGCTACTGATCGGAAAGGACGTGCTGGGTGCGGCGAGAACGGGTGCTGGGAAAACCCTAGCGTTTTTGGTTCCGGCGGTGGAGTTGCTGTACAACGCTCAGTTCACGCCGCTCAATGGAACGGGTGTTGTTGTGATATGTCCGACGAGAGAACTCGCGATTCAGACGCACGCCGTGGCGAAGGAACTGTTGAAGTACCATTCGCAAACGCTCGGGTTGGTGATTGGGGGTGCGGGGCGAAAGGGAGAGGCTGAGCGCATTGTGAAAGGGGTAAACCTATTGGTGGCGACGCCGGGTAGGCTCCTCGATCATCTTCAAAACACGAGGGGGTTCATATATAAAAACTTGAAG TGCCTCATGGTCGATGAAGCTGACAGGATATTAGAAGCAAACTTTGAGGAAGAGATGAAGCAGATAATTAACATACTTCCAAAG AAAAGGCAAACAGCTTTGTTTTCAGCCACACAGACAAAGAAG GTTGAGGATCTTGCCCGCTTATCTTTTCAGACAACTCCTATCTTTATTGATGTAGATGATGGGAGAAAAAAG GTCACAAATGAAGGATTGCAACAGGGTTATGTTGTTGTTCCCTGTGCTAAGCGTTTTGTTGTTCTCTACTCATTCTTGAGGAGATATCAATCAAAAAAAGTGAtggtttttttctcttcatgcaaCTCTGTCAAATTCCACGCGGATCTTCTCAAGTGCACTGGGTTGGACTGCTTAAATATTcatggaaaacaaaaacaacatgcCCGTACTACTACGTTCTTCAAGTTCTGCAAAGCTGAAAAGGGGATCTTGCTCTGTACTGATGTTGCTGCTCGTGGACTTGACATTCCTGATGTG GACTGGATTGTGCAGTATGATCCACCTGATGAACCAAAG GAATATATCCATAGGGTTGGTAGAACAGCTCGTGGGGAAGGTGCAAAGGGAAATGCTTTACTTTTTCTGATTCCTGAAGAATTGAAATTTCTTCACTATTTGAAG GCAGCGAAGGTTCCTGTGAAAGAGTATGCATTTGATCATAAGAAGCTGGCAAATGTACAATCTCATCTG GAGAAGTTGGTAGCTGGCATTTATCATTTGAACAATATGGCTAAAGAGGCATATCGGTCATATATATTAGCATATAATGCACATTCTATGAAAGATATATTCAATGTTCATCGCCTAGATTTACTG GCTGTTGCtacttcattttgtttttccaacCCACCGAAGGTGAATCTGAGCATAGATAGCAGTGCTTCAAAGCATAGGAAGAAAGTACGCAAACTGGAAGGAAAGAGATGA
- the LOC106777629 gene encoding kinesin-like protein KIN-8A — protein MPVSTRSQRPNESNSEHPHDALKGKMKALLALYEEHKKKSVAAAPKNPSFGSSREKNGRRILVFVRVRPLAKKETEAGARCCVRIVDRRDVYLTEFAAEKDYLRLKRLRGRHFTFDASFPDSASQQEVYSATTSELVEAVLQGRNGSVFCYGATGAGKTYTMLGTVESPGVMVLAIKDLFSKIRIRSCDGNHAVHLSYLEVYNETVRDLLSPGRHLVLREDKQGIVAAGLTKYRAYSTDEVMALLQQGNRNRTTEPTRANETSSRSHAILQVLVEYRVRDAAMNIINKMGKLSLIDLAGSERALATDQRSIRSLEGANINRSLLALSSCINALVEGKKHIPYRNSKLTQLLKDSLGGSCNTVMIANISPSNLSFGENQNTLHWADRAKEIRTKGYSANEDALPVPQTETDQVKLVLDLQKENRELRMQLAKQHQKLVTLQARSLAPPTPPSATSLLSTPPTSAPPNEKRRTRPSFLAATHFTPETKNKGEDVAVRIRTLQQRVKTLEAELDRVKKDHSLQLKQKDDVIRELSKKGGKKVAAAGAILLKETNTEEVKSPSHRFRSPVPTAKKRSFWDITTANSPSVTTLNGRKTRSYVISELTAHPSKLIQPGFARKKGDV, from the exons ATGCCCGTGTCGACTCGGTCCCAGAGGCCGAACGAGTCAAACTCGGAGCATCCGCACGATGCCTTAAAGGGGAAGATGAAAGCGCTTCTGGCATTATACGAGGAACACAAGAAGAAGAGTGTTGCTGCAGCTCCCAAGAACCCTTCTTTCGGGTCCTCAAGGGAGAAAAACGGGAGGCGCATTCTGGTGTTCGTGAGGGTGAGGCCCTTGGCGAAGAAGGAAACGGAAGCGGGTGCGCGGTGCTGCGTCAGAATCGTGGATCGCCGTGACGTTTACCTAACGGAGTTCGCCGCTGAGAAGGATTACCTTAGGTTGAAGAGGCTCAGGGGTCGCCACTTCACCTTCGACGCATCGTTTCCGGATTCTGCCTCTCAGCAGGAAGTTTATTCCGCCAC AACTTCAGAACTTGTGGAAGCAGTTCTGCAAGGGAGGAATGGGTCAGTTTTCTGTTATGGTGCCACCGGAGCCGGAAAGACTTATACAATGCTTGGTACAGTGGAGAGCCCTGGTGTGATGGTGTTGGCAATTAAAGATCTGTTTAGTAAAATCAGAATTAGAAGTTGTGATGGAAACCATGCGGTTCATTTGTCCTATCTAGAGGTTTATAATGAAACTGTCAGGGATCTGCTTTCACCTGGAAGACATCTGGTTCTAAGAGAAGATAAACAG GGAATTGTCGCAGCAGGTCTTACAAAATACCGAGCTTATTCCACTGATGAA GTCATGGCGTTGCTTCAACAAGGAAATCGGAACAGAACCACAGAACCAACTCGTGCAAACGAAACATCTTCACGCTCCCATGCTATTTTGCAG GTTTTGGTTGAGTACCGAGTTAGAGATGCTGCAATgaatattattaacaaaatggGCAAGCTCTCACTGATTGATCTTGCAGGGTCAGAGAGAGCTCTTGCCACAGATCAACGATCAATTAGATCTCTTGAGGGTGCCAACATAAACAGGTCTCTTCTGGCACTAAGTAGTTGCATTAATGCTCTCGTTGAAGGCAAGAAACACATACCATACCGAAATTCAAAACTCACTCAACTTCTCAAGGATTCATTAGGAGGATCTTGCAACACTGTCATGATTGCAAACATTAGCCCAAGTAATCTCTCATTTGGAGAAAACCAGAACACTCTTCATTGGGCTGACAGAGCCAAGGAGATTCGAACAAAG GGATATAGTGCAAATGAAGATGCATTGCCAGTGCCCCAGACAGAAACAGACCAGGTCAAGCTAGTACTTGACCTGCAAAAGGAGAATCGTGAATTGCGAATGCAGCTAGCGAAACAGCACCAGAAACTTGTGACACTCCAAGCACGGTCATTAGCTCCCCCAACACCACCTTCAGCGACATCACTTCTTTCCACTCCTCCAACTTCTGCCCCGCCAAATGAAAAACGAAGGACCAGACCCTCTTTCTTAGCTGCAACTCATTTCACTCCAGAGACTAAGAACAAGGGAGAGGACGTAGCTGTCAGAATCAGAACACTTCAACAAAGAGTAAAGACCTTAGAAGCAGAGCTAGATAGAGTGAAAAAGGATCACAGCTTGCAGCTGAAGCAGAAAGATGATGTCATTCGGGAGCTTTCGAAAAAGGGTGGGAAAAAAGTGGCAGCAGCAGGAGCTATTCTACTAAAGGAGACCAACACTGAAGAAGTGAAGAGTCCAAGCCATCGTTTTCGGTCCCCAGTTCCAACGGCAAAGAAACGAAGCTTTTGGGACATAACCACTGCGAACAGCCCATCAGTTACCACATTGAATGGGAGAAAAACTAGAAGTTATGTCATTTCTGAGCTTACTGCACATCCATCTAAGCTTATTCAG CCCGGGTTTGCTCGAAAAAAGGGTGATGTTTAA
- the LOC106756200 gene encoding protein MIZU-KUSSEI 1 yields the protein MNIESLRRWYTDTCFNLKGRLEFNNMNTVMARSSQEMSSKRHFHWTNKVGTEDGEAPTSESFSTLIQEEKKQDDKVSVAPETQPPAAATAHVTRKKLQAVAVSRIRSVLTVFNKNRLNSSFGLGSRVVGTLFGYRRGHVHFAFQKDPTSQPAFLIELATPISGLVREMASGLVRIALECDKEKRAEKKSVRLLEEPVWRTYCNGKKCGFATRRECGPKDWDILKAVEPISMGAGVLPGNNNNNGAEAGPESEIMYMRAKFERIVGSRDSEAFYMMNPDSNGAPELSVYLLRV from the exons ATGAATATAGAAAGTCTCAGAAGATGGTATACTGATACCTGTTTCAATTTGAAAGGCCGACTCGAATTCAACAAT ATGAATACAGTCATGGCCAGAAGCTCTCAAGAAATGTCCTCCAAGAGGCACTTTCACTGGACAAACAAGGTTGGGACCGAAGATGGTGAAGCTCCCACTTCAGAATCATTCTCAACCCTCATCCAGGAGGAGAAAAAACAGGATGACAAGGTTTCTGTTGCTCCTGAGACTCAACCACCTGCAGCAGCCACAGCACATGTAACAAGGAAGAAGCTGCAGGCAGTTGCAGTCTCCAGGATTCGCTCTGTTCTCACTGTTTTCAACAAGAACCGTTTGAACTCATCTTTTGGCCTTGGTTCTCGCGTTGTAGGCACACTCTTTGGCTATAGACGTGGCCATGTACATTTTGCATTTCAGAAGGACCCCACTTCCCAGCCAGCCTTCCTGATCGAGCTCGCAACACCGATCAGTGGTTTAGTTCGTGAAATGGCATCTGGGTTGGTCAGAATTGCCCTGGAATGTGATAAGGAGAAAAGAGCCGAGAAGAAGTCTGTAAGGTTGCTGGAAGAGCCTGTGTGGAGGACTTACTGCAACGGCAAGAAGTGTGGTTTTGCAACCAGAAGAGAGTGTGGGCCAAAGGACTGGGATATCCTCAAAGCAGTGGAACCAATTTCAATGGGTGCAGGTGTTCTGCcaggaaataataataataatggagCTGAAGCAGGGCCAGAGAGTGAAATCATGTACATGAGGGCCAAGTTTGAGAGAATTGTTGGGTCCAGAGACTCTGAAGCCTTCTACATGATGAATCCAGATAGCAATGGAGCTCCTGAGCTCAGTGTCTACTTGCTTAGAGTCTAG
- the LOC106756201 gene encoding protein Dr1 homolog produces the protein MEPMDIVGKAKEDASLPKATMTKIIKEMLPPDVRVARDAQDLLIECCVEFINLVSSESNEVCNKEERRTIAPEHVLKALGVLGFGDYIEEVYAAYEQHKLETMQDSLKGAKWSNRAEMTEEEALAEQQRMFAEARARMNGGAITSKQPDADQSLES, from the exons ATGGAGCCTATGGATATAGTTGGAAAGGCCAAGGAAGACGCTTCGCTTCCTAAAG CAACAATGACGAAAATTATTAAGGAGATGCTGCCCCCGGACGTGCGTGTTGCCAGAGATGCGCAGGATTTGTTGATCGAATGTTGTGTCG AGTTTATAAACCTTGTCTCATCTGAGTCCAATGAAGTCTGTAACAAAGAGGAAAGAAGGACGATTGCACCGGAGCACGTGTTGAAGGCTTTAGGG GTTCTTGGATTTGGTGACTACATCGAGGAAGTTTATGCAGCATATGAACAACACAAGCTGGAGACAATG CAAGACTCTTTGAAAGGTGCCAAGTGGAGCAACAGGGCTGAGATGACAGAGGAAGAAGCATTGGCTGAGCAGCAAAGGATGTTTGCAGAGGCACGTGCTAGAATGAATGGAGGAGCCATTACTTCCAAGCAGCCTGACGCTGACCAAAGTTTAGAGAGCTAA
- the LOC106753617 gene encoding protein ASPARTIC PROTEASE IN GUARD CELL 1-like, with product MVKRETVMEHDEPNADIFPADDAYAMFLGVGTPVQIVFLMIDTGSPITWFQCGPCTHCYPMRRPLFNPPASTSFRQLGCYDDTCLIPMMRSIFGNCKGWNCRYNVEYDMKSQSRSFGVMVTDTLNFEHSNVEVKDFVMGCGNSYEGPFRTQFSGVLGLGRGPLSIQNQLHSKAFSFCIVSLGSEKPSSLVFYETLPKQRGNTNTSIMVPLRENSRYPFYYFVQFVGISINGFMLDIPSSVWGYGLNYDGGVIIDAGKVLTYLPSEAYNIFRSEILRTDGNFTKKRYKELEFCYVESPTNVYPTVEFFFENGNIAGENFVSFKLNNRQLLITPHEGIVCLSFAEAKNSALTVIGTNHLQGTLLTYNLVDDIIIFTCNKC from the coding sequence ATGGTGAAACGTGAGACAGTGATGGAGCATGATGAGCCTAATGCAGATATATTCCCTGCAGATGATGCGTATGCTATGTTCTTGGGGGTGGGAACACCAGTGCAAATTGTGTTCCTTATGATTGACACAGGGAGCCCCATCACGTGGTTCCAGTGCGGCCCCTGCACCCACTGCTACCCCATGCGCCGCCCTCTCTTCAACCCACCTGCATCAACCTCCTTCAGACAACTTGGCTGCTACGACGACACGTGTCTCATTCCAATGATGAGGAGTATTTTTGGAAACTGCAAAGGATGGAATTGTAGATACAATGTAGAATATGACATGAAATCTCAATCTCGTTCCTTTGGTGTCATGGTCACTGACACCCTTAACTTTGAGCACTCTAATGTTGAAGTCAAGGACTTCGTAATGGGGTGTGGGAACTCTTATGAGGGTCCCTTTAGGACTCAGTTTTCGGGAGTTTTAGGTCTCGGACGAGGTCCACTTTCAATCCAAAATCAGCTTCATTCGAAGGCCTTTTCCTTTTGCATAGTGAGTCTTGGATCGGAGAAACCTTCCTCTCTTGTGTTTTATGAGACATTACCCAAACAACGTGGTAATACTAACACATCCATTATGGTTCCCTTGAGAGAGAACAGTAGATACCCTTTCTATTACTTTGTGCAGTTTGTGGGAATAAGCATTAACGGATTCATGTTAGATATTCCATCTAGTGTTTGGGGTTATGGCTTGAACTACGATGGTGGGGTTATTATAGACGCGGGAAAAGTGCTAACCTATTTGCCTAGTGAAGCGTACAATATATTCAGGTCAGAGATACTGAGAACAGATGGTAATTTTACAAAGAAACGATACAAGGAGTTAGAGTTTTGTTACGTAGAAAGTCCTACCAATGTTTATCCAACAgttgaatttttctttgaaaatggTAACATTGCGGGTGAAAATTTCGTGTCCTTCAAATTGAACAACCGTCAATTACTCATCACACCACATGAGGGAATAGTTTGTCTATCGTTTGCAGAAGCAAAAAATTCTGCACTTACTGTTATTGGCACCAACCATCTCCAAGGAACTCTGTTAACGTATAATTTGGTTGATGATATTATTATCTTCACATGTAATAAATgttag